A genomic region of Anas acuta chromosome 1, bAnaAcu1.1, whole genome shotgun sequence contains the following coding sequences:
- the DHRS12 gene encoding dehydrogenase/reductase SDR family member 12 isoform X1 has protein sequence MSWYRNTVWFVKGLREYTRSGYESASKHFNPADLEVNVSGKSFLITGSNSGIGKATAKEIAKRGGTVHLVCRNKGRAEDAKGEIVTETGNQNVFLHIVDISNPKEIWKFAEQFKNEHKLNVLINNAGCMVNNRELTEDGLEKNFATNTLGTYVLTTALLPLLEKEEDARVITVSSGGMLVQKLNISDLQSGSGTFDGTMVYAQNKRQQVVLTEQWAKTHRNIHFSVMHPGWADTPAVRSSMPDFYQKMKSSLRTEAQGADTVVWLAVSSEAAKLPSGLFFQDRQPVPTHLPLASTHSPPGDEEKLMELLEEFSQKFKSPSSGT, from the exons ATGTCCTGGTACCGCAACACCGTGTGGTTCGTCAAGGGGCTGCGGGAATACACGAG GAGCGGCTATGAGTCTGCCTCCAAACACTTCAACCCTGCAGATCTCGAGGTGAATGTGTCTGGAAAATCCTTCCTGATCACCGGCTCAAACAGCGGCATCGGCAAGGCCACAGCCAAAGAGATAGCAAAGAGAG GTGGCACGGTTCACCTGGTTTGCCGGAATAAGGGACGAGCTGAGGATGCCAAAGGAGAAATAGTGACAGAAACGGGCAATCAG aatGTCTTCCTGCATATCGTGGATATATCTAATCCCAAGGAAATCTGGAAGTTTGCTGAACAATTCAAAAACGAACATAAATTAAATGTGTTG ATCAACAATGCAGGATGTATGGTGAACAACAGAGAATTAACTGAAGATGGACTTGAGAAAAACTTCGCAACAAACACCTTGG GTACGTACGTTCTGACAAcggccctgctgcccctgctggaaaaagaagaagatgcCAGAGTG ATAACTGTCTCGTCTGGGGGCATGCTAGTTCAGAAGCTGAACATATCTGATTTGCAGTCAGGAAGTGGGACGTTTGATGGGACGATGGTGTACGCCCAGAACAAG AGACAGCAAGTTGTCCTGACAGAACAATGGGCAAAAACTCACAGAAACATCCATTTCTCCGTTATGCACCCCGGCTGGGCAGACACTCCAG CTGTGAGGTCCTCCATGCCAGATTTCTATCAGAAGATGAAGAGCAGCTTGCGCACAGAGGCCCAGGGAGCTGACACCGTTGTGTGGCTGGCGGTATCATCTGAAGCAGCAAAGCTACCGAGCGGCTTGTTCTTCCAAG ACAGGCAACCAGTACCTACACACTTACCGTTAGCGAGCACCCACAGTCCACCAGGAGACGAGGAGAagctgatggagctgctggaagAATTCTCCCAGAAGTTTAAATCCCCTTCTTCAGGAACTTAG
- the DHRS12 gene encoding dehydrogenase/reductase SDR family member 12 isoform X3 translates to MVNNRELTEDGLEKNFATNTLGTYVLTTALLPLLEKEEDARVITVSSGGMLVQKLNISDLQSGSGTFDGTMVYAQNKRQQVVLTEQWAKTHRNIHFSVMHPGWADTPAVRSSMPDFYQKMKSSLRTEAQGADTVVWLAVSSEAAKLPSGLFFQDRQPVPTHLPLASTHSPPGDEEKLMELLEEFSQKFKSPSSGT, encoded by the exons ATGGTGAACAACAGAGAATTAACTGAAGATGGACTTGAGAAAAACTTCGCAACAAACACCTTGG GTACGTACGTTCTGACAAcggccctgctgcccctgctggaaaaagaagaagatgcCAGAGTG ATAACTGTCTCGTCTGGGGGCATGCTAGTTCAGAAGCTGAACATATCTGATTTGCAGTCAGGAAGTGGGACGTTTGATGGGACGATGGTGTACGCCCAGAACAAG AGACAGCAAGTTGTCCTGACAGAACAATGGGCAAAAACTCACAGAAACATCCATTTCTCCGTTATGCACCCCGGCTGGGCAGACACTCCAG CTGTGAGGTCCTCCATGCCAGATTTCTATCAGAAGATGAAGAGCAGCTTGCGCACAGAGGCCCAGGGAGCTGACACCGTTGTGTGGCTGGCGGTATCATCTGAAGCAGCAAAGCTACCGAGCGGCTTGTTCTTCCAAG ACAGGCAACCAGTACCTACACACTTACCGTTAGCGAGCACCCACAGTCCACCAGGAGACGAGGAGAagctgatggagctgctggaagAATTCTCCCAGAAGTTTAAATCCCCTTCTTCAGGAACTTAG
- the DHRS12 gene encoding dehydrogenase/reductase SDR family member 12 isoform X2: MNVFLHIVDISNPKEIWKFAEQFKNEHKLNVLINNAGCMVNNRELTEDGLEKNFATNTLGTYVLTTALLPLLEKEEDARVITVSSGGMLVQKLNISDLQSGSGTFDGTMVYAQNKRQQVVLTEQWAKTHRNIHFSVMHPGWADTPAVRSSMPDFYQKMKSSLRTEAQGADTVVWLAVSSEAAKLPSGLFFQDRQPVPTHLPLASTHSPPGDEEKLMELLEEFSQKFKSPSSGT, from the exons ATG aatGTCTTCCTGCATATCGTGGATATATCTAATCCCAAGGAAATCTGGAAGTTTGCTGAACAATTCAAAAACGAACATAAATTAAATGTGTTG ATCAACAATGCAGGATGTATGGTGAACAACAGAGAATTAACTGAAGATGGACTTGAGAAAAACTTCGCAACAAACACCTTGG GTACGTACGTTCTGACAAcggccctgctgcccctgctggaaaaagaagaagatgcCAGAGTG ATAACTGTCTCGTCTGGGGGCATGCTAGTTCAGAAGCTGAACATATCTGATTTGCAGTCAGGAAGTGGGACGTTTGATGGGACGATGGTGTACGCCCAGAACAAG AGACAGCAAGTTGTCCTGACAGAACAATGGGCAAAAACTCACAGAAACATCCATTTCTCCGTTATGCACCCCGGCTGGGCAGACACTCCAG CTGTGAGGTCCTCCATGCCAGATTTCTATCAGAAGATGAAGAGCAGCTTGCGCACAGAGGCCCAGGGAGCTGACACCGTTGTGTGGCTGGCGGTATCATCTGAAGCAGCAAAGCTACCGAGCGGCTTGTTCTTCCAAG ACAGGCAACCAGTACCTACACACTTACCGTTAGCGAGCACCCACAGTCCACCAGGAGACGAGGAGAagctgatggagctgctggaagAATTCTCCCAGAAGTTTAAATCCCCTTCTTCAGGAACTTAG